In Priestia megaterium NBRC 15308 = ATCC 14581, the following proteins share a genomic window:
- a CDS encoding LacI family DNA-binding transcriptional regulator, whose translation MGVTIKDVANLANVAPSTVSRVIADSSRISEKTKQRVRSAMKELGYHPNIIARSLANQTTEAVGLVMPSSADKVFQNPFFPEVLRGISTGAHENKRAIYMSTGETEEEIFAEVVQMVQGRRVDGLILLYSKVDDQVLSYLQEQSVPFVVIGKPFKHSESITFVDNDNFKAGKEATEYLIESGHERIAFIGGSLELVVTIDRLTGYDKAIQKANIPYRDEYVIHEEFLQKGGKEAVCELLSLKERPTALVVADDLMALGVLNTLDEMGISVPEDISIVSFNNVLIAEMARPALTSIDINIFELGYQAVRCLIKQIETPYAVAEQVRVPHKMIKRQSCKTIQMTKR comes from the coding sequence AGCAAATGTAGCCCCTTCGACGGTATCTCGCGTCATTGCAGACAGCTCAAGAATTAGTGAAAAAACAAAACAGCGCGTGCGATCGGCTATGAAAGAACTTGGTTATCACCCAAATATTATTGCGCGAAGTCTAGCAAATCAAACGACAGAGGCAGTCGGCCTAGTGATGCCGAGCTCAGCAGACAAGGTGTTTCAGAATCCATTCTTTCCCGAAGTGCTAAGAGGAATCAGCACCGGAGCTCACGAAAACAAAAGAGCGATTTATATGTCCACTGGAGAAACGGAAGAAGAGATTTTTGCAGAAGTTGTTCAAATGGTACAGGGAAGACGAGTGGATGGATTAATTTTGCTGTACTCCAAAGTTGATGATCAAGTACTTTCTTATTTGCAAGAACAGAGCGTGCCGTTTGTAGTTATTGGAAAGCCGTTTAAACATAGTGAAAGCATCACGTTTGTTGATAATGATAATTTTAAAGCTGGAAAAGAAGCGACGGAATATTTAATTGAATCTGGACATGAACGTATTGCTTTCATTGGCGGAAGTCTTGAATTAGTCGTTACCATTGACCGTTTAACAGGCTATGATAAAGCGATTCAAAAAGCAAACATTCCTTACCGGGACGAGTATGTAATTCATGAAGAATTTCTACAGAAGGGAGGAAAAGAAGCTGTTTGCGAACTTTTATCTCTAAAAGAACGTCCAACGGCTTTGGTAGTAGCAGACGATCTAATGGCATTAGGCGTTTTAAATACATTGGATGAAATGGGGATTTCGGTTCCTGAAGACATTTCGATTGTCAGTTTTAATAATGTTCTGATCGCCGAAATGGCTAGACCTGCTCTCACATCTATTGATATTAATATTTTTGAACTTGGTTATCAGGCTGTACGCTGCTTGATTAAGCAGATTGAAACGCCATATGCTGTTGCAGAACAAGTGCGCGTTCCTCACAAAATGATTAAAAGGCAATCCTGTAAAACCATTCAAATGACGAAGAGATAA